CAAGATTGAGACTTGATCAATGACAACACGAGCATTGAGTAACAATAAGCAATTGACGACGGATACGAGAGGGAAAAACGATGAGAGAGAACGACAATCACAAGATTAGGCAAGCAAGAAGCAATCGACAAGGGAACGACAACGGGTATCTTTGGGATAcagaaatggaaattaaatttaacagtAAAGAAGATGTGtgaagaattaattttattaaacttaaattttatttataaattaaagtttaaaattaatttcatttacaaattaaagtttaaaaataaaccCAACAATAATGGATTTTTATAAGCGGAAAGAACAGAATATATCTTCTTTTATGGCATAAATCAAGTGATTGAGTCATAATAAGTTAACATTCGTATTTATAAatcctaattttaattttttactctGTATAGTAAGATAAATTCTCTacttgtaattaatttatttttttattaaaattaaaaacacgagTATCACACAAAAGTGATAATTCCAATAATAGGAAATACATGTAATAAGCGGTGGTTGTTGTTAATGTAGTTAGATTAACGCTAGAGACAGGGAGGGGAGGGGTTTACGAGTGTTAGGAGCGAGAGaaggatagagagagagagttatggAAAAGAAGGGAGTAAATATGGAGTGGCAAATGGAAGTGTTGAGAACATATATGGATTGATACACTTAACTTCATTACAATGGGGATTACATACATTTAAGATTGCTGTATACTTACTAATCCTTgctgcaaaattaattaatagacaATATATAgtattgattttgatgatgcggagccgatcaccttcttctgtcttgaaccaagtacctgcaaaaagggtggggacttgctccccgtgatccctccgacgctcaagtcagttcatagggtttttgaggagtataataacaGTAATGAAGGATAATCaaagagtcccttaggagtccGATCAgatcccatacctgtagaggttgtcctctatttatagatgtccgttagcctttcccttaggagataagatatatttcaaaaagagatgtcgatcccctttccatggggagaaaagataatcttccctaatagagataattcttgagatatttaaagatatcattggttgacttaatcttcctctttatctctttccagttcaaaatcataataaggattataaagataagcggagttcctaagtcttgacacgtggcgatcgcccattggcctttactagcacacatggctccaagttaatagtaacctctaggggtagcacagtaaaattgtccccctataaatattccctcatcacttgcccctcactccttgagctgatcgagCGAGGAGTTTGagtagctgaaggagtagtcatcattgtttttctgagcctctgtaaaaaaattctgctaaaaatttgggttagcagTCTTGGATGTTGAATTCGCTTCTTAAGTCTCCCGATGCCTTTTCAGTCTTCCCATGCAAagggtgattaggtcgctcGAGGTGATAGTGACGTTCGAGAATTTTCCTGTAGTAGAAAAGGGGCCAGCTcttaaattagtacatatatatatttttattgttatttttggcctAGGACCGAGGCTATGCTAGTCGAGGCCGCATTCCTCATCTTCGGGGGCCGCTGGCTAAGGCTGTGGGGGCCGAGgccgcttgccttatcttcggggccGTTTGGCCGAAGCTGTGTTGTTCGAGGCTGCGTGCCTTGCCTTCGGGGCCATTGGCCGAAGCTGTGTTGGTCGAGGCCGCGTGCCTTGCCTTCGGGGCCATTGGCCGAGGctatggtcccctttggtcttcgtttggcggaggttcgtaatcttcgaactggtgccttaattagtaggggtggtcccctttggtcttcatttgacggaggttcgtagcctccgaactgatgccttttggtcttcatttggcggaggttcgtagcctccgaactggtgccttaattagtaggggtggtcccctttggtcttcgtttGCACATGCTGGCTTGGATTTGTAGTTGATGAcaagattttaaagaatatccatattttattttcgcggttcggcgaaatgcctacgtccgcaattagaaataatgttcatattttgtctCCGCGGTTCGGTCTTGATGCCTACATCCGCAGTCAGAGATAATGTGTGTTTGGGGGTTCGGGGCCCTGCGAGGATCATATTTAATCCTTTCATCATGAGTGTttgggggttcgaggccccccgaggatcatatctgatcctttgttttttagtgttcgggggttcggggccccccgaggatcacatctgatcctttgttttttagtgttcgggggttcggggccccccgaggatcacatctgatcctttgcttttgagtgttcgggggttcgaggccccccgggGATCATATCGGATCCTTTACTCTTACGTTGTCGAGGCCTTTCGGACCTTCGGTTTTCATGCGCACATAATGGCTTGGATTATAGTTGATGACGGGATTTCAAATaatatccttattttattttcgcggttcggtgaaatgcctacgtccgcaattaaagaataataatattttgtcttcgcggttcggcgtaacgcctacatccgcaattaaagaataacaaatattttgttttcgcggttcggcgtaacgtctacatccgcaattaaagaataacaaatattttgttttcgcggttcggcgtaatgcctacgtccgcaattaaatagagtattttatttttgcggttcggcataacgcctacatccgcaggTGTTCGAGGCAAGCCTTTTGTCTGTTAACGTTATTAATCCCGAACATTTTAacagaatcaattaaaattcaagtcattggagcatatatatcaagcaattcaaattaaaagCTTTTGCCTCTACCTATATAACTAGCAATTCTCCAATAGATAGTAGTTAAAACACTAGAAtgataaaataagagaaataagTTTTAACCAAAGCAACATTAACGGAGCTTCCGTCGCCGTCATTATCGCTGCTTGCTGCGGCCATCTCCTGGCTCATCCATGGCGGCTTCTGGGTATATACCCTTTTTCCAGAAAGCCTTCccctttaatattataatataacaccTATTTTCTTACTTACTCTGCTAGGCTTCTATGAGGAGCTTttctccaacatatatatatatatataacatgaatGTAAATGTgtatcatgtatgtatgtgcgtGTGATCCACAATAATGGCAGAATTACGcttcttttatgtgattgaatatatatatccatatatatatatgaatctttcggccttctctttcaattatttttacataaaacaataattgaaaaataaaaatcgtaggaggcacaaaaaatattaaaagagaaacaagcGTACCCATGATGCAATCAGCAAATACGTGTAATTGAGTTGAATAGATTTCCTACGGCTTGAAATTGTACTTGGAAAACAGAAGGAAAAGACgaaggccccacggtgggcgccaattgatgatgcggagccgatcaccttcttctgtcttgaaccaagtacctgcaaaaagggtggggacttgctccccgtgatccctccgacgctcaagtcagttcatagggtttttgaggagtataataacaGTAATGAAGGATAATCaaagagtcccttaggagtccGATCAgatcccatacctgtagaggttgtcctctatttatagatgtccgttagcctttcccttaggagataagatatatttcaaaagaaGAGGTgtcgatcccctttccatggggagaaaagataatcttccctaatagagataattcttgagatatttaaagatatcattggttgacttaatcttcctctttatctctttccagttcaaaatcataataaggattataaagataagcggagttcctaagtcttgacacgtggcgatcgcccattggcctttactagcacacatggctccaagttaatagtaacctctaggggtagcacagtaaaattgtccccctataaatattccctcatcagaTTTTGTGCTTCCATTCCAAGTTTTGCACCTTCTTACTTAAGACATGTAAAAATACTCACAAACGTTCCTATTTATTACACACATATCCCACACCCCCACACTCAAAGAGTCACTGTCAGTCACAGCCAACACAatacatccatccatccatccctGAAACTGAAACCGCAAAATATTCTCAAATCCATCGTCCATGGATGGCCTCCTAATGGTTGGAAGCAAACTGATTCACCAAAGCCAGAGCATTGCTGGTGACCTGCGCAACGTCGTTCACCCTCGCTCTAACGGAGGCCTTTATTCTCTGGTTCATCGCCCGGCCGGCGAACCCGTCTAGGCACGTGTTCTCGTCGGTCAGCGCCGCGCTCACCCACGTCTGCACGTTGCTCACGTGCCACAGGAActccttccccttccccttccccaTCGCCTTTATCTCCCTCATCGATTTCCCGATCCGGTCGACGCTGTCTCCGATCTCGTCCAAGCAGTCCTCGATCGCCTCGTTCTCTCTAGGTTTCAGCCcctttaatttcttcattttcgtCACGAATGCTCGCATCGCCTCCGCCCGCGCCAGGCTCACCGCCAGGGCCGTCTCGCAGAGCTGCTTAGGGTTTTGCTGGATCGTGGCGGCGTAACCGGAGAGGGACTCGACACAGACCGAGGGAAACTCCGTGGCCTTGCACGACGCCCGGATGTAGCTCGTCGAGACCTCCGCCGCTCCGGCGCCGTATAGGACAGAGAGGACCAGTGGGAGGAACCAGAGGTGGGCCTTTGCCATTTGTTTGGAGAGGCTGAGGAGGGTTGAATTGAAGAAAGTTGAGTGTGTGAATGAAGAGAGAGTAAGAGTTGTTGCAATTTATAGACGCCTTGGAAGGCTGGCTTGTCGTGGTAGAGCAGCGCCGCAACTCTCGTTTTCTCTTCGGGGGCCCATGCGGTTTGGCAAATGGGAAAATGTCGAGCGAGAAGATGCACCAATCAAGCAATGAATTTAGGGTTTCTTTCGGAAGAAAATCGGACGcattagataaataaatgagaaatctTTGACGTTTGGGGAAACGATGCCCATGCTGCCGACAAGAGTCGCTGCTGTGCACGCGGCCGACGTCGGATTGTCCGTACGATTGATCGATACTCTTTACGCTTCAACACATTTATCCTatcttataattatattatcaatCCCATAATATATTATCAATTCTAGGTCTCTTTTGCTACCACTTCTTTAAACTTGAGCTCCTCCTAGTGCCTTTCAACTGTTCCCTTTTGTTCCAAGTCATCTTTGGAGTGTTTTCACTTCATCTTTTCTTTAGTTATCAACTAACTTTACCTGTATATGGCCACGGGAAAAACAAAGGAAGAAACACTGGCTTTGAAGCGTAGATAGTGTCGGGAATCATTCAGTGTGTGCTTATCCCATCCTATCTTTTATGGGTCCTTGTCCTAGTGGCTAGTGGACAGGCTAGATATTTGCCACTTGGGTTATTAATATGCCTGTGCAGTGGACCCACACTGCTCTGGCCATATACTTCACTTGCATCGTGTATACATCCATACAGCTCTTGTAAAGTTGTCCAACGGGTGTGGTACCATTGGTTCTTTaagtaataaattatatttaaagatataagTTCGAGTTATGATAATCGCAGTATATGAGAATTTTATTCTCTTGTAGAGTGATTTCTTATAGACATCATGTATTATGTCTCTTACCTAATATGTTATTGTGTATCGTAATTAATTTCTCTCACGTACATAAAACAATAATATGTGAGAGtctctaaaaaaaattttaccTTCTCACCAAAACACTCGTAAAGTTGCATCATTTGCCAAATCCAAATGATCTCTAGTCACTCAGTGTTAACCATAATAAAGTTGTTTATTTTTCAGTTGTGATGTGAGGAATCATTATGGCACTTCCAGGAGGTTCTTCAAGCCTAATGGGGCATCGATAATTTAGGTTTTGTTTAGAGCTCCTATATACAGACTTTTATGTATCTTTAGTTTTAAACATTTTGATTTGCAGGCCTCTGGCCTCTGTGATTCTATTCTCACCTGACTTTTCTGAGTATGTCCAgcaatattttgtataattttttatctatacatatttatttttataaaaaaaaatgtttatttttatggGTTTACATTATTTGATTTTGTGTCGATCCCTACAATTACTAAGCAAAAGCTTTTATCCAATTAAAGAAGCTTTTTGTTTTCGTCTTGATTCCGGTCACTCAAATCAATGGGGCGATTGTGTGTTGAGTTCACACTACAAATTTTGGTTTCCCATTGTGTGATTTTGTATTGGGTCCCAAAGTTTTTACCTAACTTGTCCTGTGACAGAGTCAAAATATAAGCCAATAAGGccataaaaatatgaaaaaatgggTAGAAAAGATGACCAAAAGATTAAATAAGTAGAAACCCAACTCCACTAAATATTTTCCTTTGTTTAGGGGCATGGGTCACCATTCCATTAATTAGGCAGCTTTGTGTCAATCAGCCCACTAGCCCACAATATAAAATGCAATATAATTGAGGTTGTGGGCTCGCCACCAAGCACCAATCTATACGTTTCCTTTTAGCTAGGGAAAAATAAGCCAACTTGGGTTTGTACAACTTTGGGACCCATATGGCCCCTTCGCCATGTGGCCTCATCAacgtatattttaaattattcaagtacaaataaattattatgggTAATTTTACTCTCTGTCTTAagaacacaaaataaataaataaataaaccaattATTAAAGGTAATATAATCAATGAAGTTAAACTTATTGAATTATGAATAATTACTTTATATtacttataaattaaattaaaaaacagtATCAAATTAGAAAGAATGCTGCATACAACAGAATTTAAACTTAGAATTTAAGGATTTCAAAATCTCTATCTTAATTTTGAGCATCAAAACATAATAAGTAATGCTATTTATCTATAGCATTACTCAAAACATAatattacttattctcatgaaCATGAATTTAAGGGTCacttatagaaattaaaatttatttttaaattaaaaataaaatatatattatctaaaaacaaaacaaaatgtgTTAGGCTTCTACTAGGATTAAGTTAATAAGAATGTTCTGGAAAGTCGGCGTCCCATAATCTTTTGcaaatttttcaacaaatgACAATAATGGAAGGAgattattcattaattaatggGGTGGTACTGTGGTAGTTGAGATCTTGCATTGCATGGCACGTGGCAGTTGGCAGCTAAGGTTGTTCTATTTAATTCATTCGGCcctctttaatttaattagccGTCAATTCGGACCTTTTCCAACCATCTTATATTGGTGGGGT
This genomic stretch from Diospyros lotus cultivar Yz01 chromosome 1, ASM1463336v1, whole genome shotgun sequence harbors:
- the LOC127791145 gene encoding 21 kDa protein-like, giving the protein MAKAHLWFLPLVLSVLYGAGAAEVSTSYIRASCKATEFPSVCVESLSGYAATIQQNPKQLCETALAVSLARAEAMRAFVTKMKKLKGLKPRENEAIEDCLDEIGDSVDRIGKSMREIKAMGKGKGKEFLWHVSNVQTWVSAALTDENTCLDGFAGRAMNQRIKASVRARVNDVAQVTSNALALVNQFASNH